A region of uncultured Anaeromusa sp. DNA encodes the following proteins:
- a CDS encoding CoA transferase, with protein sequence MITAAVAPGALQGIRILDLTRVLAGPYSAQILADMGADVIKIEQPGHGDDARGMGPYQNEESIYFITNNRNKKGVTLNLKSPKGKEIFLDLVRNADVVMENYRPGTMEKLGLGYDVLKEINPKIIYGSISGFGHYGRYTKRPGYDIIAQAMSGLMSTTGWPTSGPTRTGTPLGDVLAGLWQAIGILGAIQARNNTELGQKVDIALVDSAVATMGNINMLYLSEGRIPGRIGNRYESAYPYDSFTCTDGSCVVGVANNKLWHLFCDIMEQPNLAEDEKFCNVPDRVENHEELHKIVSEWAAVHTVTEVVDSCLNAGVPAAPIYNTAQVKADPHIAGDREMFVEQDHPKAGKVVVTGSPLKMSGTPVDLTAPAPTLGQHNAEVYGEVLGLDAKQVAALKSEGII encoded by the coding sequence ATGATAACAGCAGCAGTTGCTCCAGGAGCTTTGCAAGGAATTCGTATTCTTGATTTGACAAGAGTGTTGGCAGGTCCATATAGTGCACAGATTTTGGCGGATATGGGCGCCGATGTGATAAAAATTGAGCAACCGGGTCATGGCGACGATGCGCGCGGCATGGGACCGTATCAGAATGAAGAGAGCATTTACTTCATTACAAATAACCGTAACAAAAAAGGTGTGACGTTGAACCTGAAATCGCCCAAAGGCAAAGAAATTTTCTTGGATTTGGTGCGCAATGCTGATGTAGTTATGGAAAATTATCGCCCGGGGACCATGGAGAAGCTGGGGTTGGGCTATGATGTGCTGAAGGAAATTAATCCGAAAATTATTTACGGTTCTATTTCCGGCTTTGGTCATTACGGAAGGTATACCAAGCGGCCAGGCTATGATATTATTGCGCAAGCCATGAGCGGCTTGATGAGCACTACTGGCTGGCCGACGTCCGGGCCGACGCGGACAGGGACGCCGTTGGGGGATGTCTTGGCGGGCTTATGGCAAGCCATTGGCATTCTTGGAGCCATTCAAGCGCGTAATAACACCGAGTTGGGCCAAAAAGTGGATATTGCTTTGGTAGACTCCGCGGTGGCGACGATGGGCAATATTAATATGCTGTATTTGTCAGAAGGGCGTATCCCTGGTCGTATCGGCAATCGGTATGAATCGGCTTATCCTTATGATTCATTTACCTGCACTGATGGAAGTTGTGTAGTGGGTGTCGCCAATAACAAATTGTGGCATTTGTTCTGCGACATTATGGAGCAGCCGAACTTGGCAGAAGATGAGAAATTCTGTAATGTACCAGATCGGGTAGAAAATCATGAAGAACTGCACAAAATCGTGTCGGAATGGGCGGCGGTTCATACGGTGACGGAAGTTGTTGACTCATGTCTGAATGCTGGCGTACCCGCTGCGCCAATTTATAACACGGCGCAGGTTAAAGCCGATCCTCATATTGCTGGTGATCGGGAAATGTTTGTAGAACAGGACCACCCTAAAGCTGGAAAAGTAGTGGTGACTGGTTCGCCGCTGAAGATGTCCGGTACGCCCGTAGATCTTACAGCACCGGCTCCAACGCTGGGGCAGCACAATGCGGAAGTGTATGGCGAGGTGCTGGGCTTAGATGCAAAACAAGTGGCTGCGTTAAAATCTGAAGGCATTATTTGA
- a CDS encoding hydroxymethylglutaryl-CoA lyase has protein sequence MNLPKHVEVIEVCPRDGFQNIKEAIPTATKIEIIDRLVECGFGVIEATSFVHPKAIPQMADAAEVLQSVKKKHGDRVQFVALAPNLFGAKKAIENGADGITYVTSASEDHNVANTKQTVAQSVAALEEVCKIKGSAKVRLAVATSFDCPFAGKVPTEKVVSLVEAALNAGTDEIVLADTIGTATPLQVEELLTALTLKYPKFPFVLHIHDTDGMGLANVITAMNLGITRFETAAFGLGGCPFAPGAAGNIATEDLVHMLHKMDIATGLQYNKIVETAHYIEESLHISPVGHMSRVACSTKN, from the coding sequence TTGAATCTACCGAAACATGTAGAAGTTATAGAAGTTTGTCCGCGCGACGGATTTCAAAACATAAAAGAAGCGATTCCGACGGCGACCAAAATTGAGATTATCGATCGTCTGGTAGAATGCGGTTTTGGAGTAATAGAGGCTACTTCCTTTGTTCATCCCAAAGCTATTCCGCAGATGGCGGATGCGGCAGAAGTGCTGCAGAGCGTGAAGAAAAAACATGGTGATCGCGTTCAGTTTGTGGCATTGGCTCCGAATTTGTTTGGCGCTAAAAAGGCGATTGAAAATGGCGCTGATGGGATTACTTATGTAACATCGGCGAGTGAAGACCATAACGTAGCCAATACAAAGCAGACGGTGGCGCAGTCTGTAGCGGCGTTGGAAGAGGTTTGCAAAATTAAAGGGAGCGCAAAAGTGCGCTTGGCCGTGGCTACGTCGTTTGATTGTCCTTTTGCTGGGAAAGTACCGACCGAGAAAGTGGTTTCTTTAGTAGAAGCTGCGCTGAATGCTGGGACTGACGAAATTGTTTTAGCCGATACGATTGGTACGGCTACGCCGTTGCAGGTGGAAGAACTATTGACGGCGCTCACCCTCAAATATCCCAAATTCCCCTTCGTTCTTCACATTCATGATACCGATGGTATGGGGCTGGCTAACGTCATAACTGCCATGAACTTGGGGATTACTCGCTTTGAAACAGCTGCTTTTGGTCTGGGGGGCTGCCCGTTTGCCCCGGGAGCAGCCGGTAATATTGCTACTGAAGATTTGGTGCATATGCTGCACAAAATGGATATTGCCACAGGCCTTCAGTATAATAAAATTGTGGAAACAGCTCATTATATTGAAGAAAGTCTGCATATTTCTCCTGTGGGCCATATGTCCCGTGTGGCGTGCAGCACCAAGAATTAA
- the yqeC gene encoding selenium cofactor biosynthesis protein YqeC: MQQAWRALQLPEKGIISLVGAGGKTSLALSLLAEAQAKQLPTVLTTTTKMHWKQLAQFRPIVADSAAETAGRLALRQTLGQTAAWIGGWLGEKAVGVEPEEVDWLLELLPEAVVLVEADGAKGCWLKAPSHHEPVVPQETAVTIGVLNIRALGKNLEGKFVYRLPEVCGVLGKEPGSCVELRDYALLAASPKGIFQHAHGRRILLLTGGEKYKDFPMEEFVSYLHAEQANIERCALAYRNEKTMLLEVLEVREL, encoded by the coding sequence GTGCAGCAAGCCTGGCGAGCCTTGCAACTTCCTGAGAAAGGAATCATCTCTTTGGTGGGAGCTGGCGGAAAAACCTCTTTGGCTTTATCGTTGCTGGCAGAGGCGCAAGCAAAACAGTTGCCTACAGTACTAACGACGACGACCAAAATGCATTGGAAGCAACTGGCTCAATTTCGGCCTATTGTCGCCGACTCGGCAGCGGAAACGGCAGGGCGGCTGGCTTTGCGGCAGACACTGGGACAAACTGCCGCTTGGATTGGGGGATGGCTTGGCGAGAAGGCAGTTGGCGTAGAACCGGAAGAAGTAGACTGGCTGCTTGAGTTGCTGCCAGAGGCAGTGGTTTTGGTGGAAGCGGATGGAGCCAAGGGGTGCTGGCTGAAGGCGCCATCTCACCACGAACCAGTGGTGCCGCAAGAAACTGCTGTGACGATAGGTGTTCTTAATATAAGGGCGTTGGGGAAGAACTTGGAAGGGAAATTTGTGTATCGGCTGCCTGAAGTGTGCGGAGTATTAGGTAAGGAGCCAGGGAGCTGTGTGGAACTGCGCGACTATGCATTGCTGGCGGCTTCGCCTAAGGGGATTTTTCAACATGCTCATGGACGGAGGATTCTATTGCTTACCGGAGGGGAAAAATATAAAGACTTTCCGATGGAAGAGTTTGTTTCCTATTTGCATGCCGAACAAGCCAATATAGAGAGGTGTGCATTGGCATACCGCAATGAGAAAACTATGTTGTTAGAAGTGCTGGAGGTGCGGGAATTGTGA
- a CDS encoding nucleotidyltransferase family protein, giving the protein MSIGAVVLAAGMAVRMGRQKLLLPLDGKPMLAYVLEIVAAVPLASRIVVIGEPAEALTALCQEQGIPSVFNEKRRSGQASSVRLGLSQLASGLDGVIFLQGDQPLLTESLLKRMLEQFQQLNDPKVILAPVHAGVLRSPLLFGSHWLEELSLLEEDRGGKELVRRYPEHVRTLPWAEPFVFEDADTWEEYLRLQQLLQTQSKG; this is encoded by the coding sequence ATGTCCATTGGAGCGGTTGTTTTGGCGGCAGGCATGGCGGTGCGCATGGGAAGGCAGAAGTTGTTGCTGCCTCTAGACGGCAAGCCCATGTTGGCGTATGTATTGGAAATAGTAGCAGCGGTTCCGCTGGCAAGCCGTATTGTTGTTATTGGCGAACCTGCGGAGGCGTTGACAGCCTTGTGCCAAGAGCAGGGGATACCTAGTGTTTTTAATGAAAAACGTCGAAGCGGTCAGGCTTCTTCTGTTCGCTTAGGTTTGTCACAGCTTGCAAGTGGTTTGGATGGAGTTATCTTTTTACAAGGAGATCAGCCGCTGCTTACGGAATCTTTGCTAAAGCGGATGCTGGAACAATTTCAACAACTAAATGATCCCAAGGTTATTTTGGCTCCTGTTCATGCGGGCGTGCTCCGCAGCCCTCTTTTATTTGGATCCCATTGGCTGGAAGAACTGTCTTTGTTGGAGGAAGACCGCGGTGGCAAGGAATTGGTGCGGCGTTATCCTGAACATGTGAGAACGTTGCCATGGGCGGAACCGTTCGTTTTTGAAGATGCGGATACATGGGAGGAATATTTACGGTTACAACAGTTGTTGCAAACACAAAGCAAGGGATAA
- a CDS encoding thioesterase family protein → MVLVEEQVRFAETDAMGVAHHANYFRWFEIGRVALLKKAGVYLNDLMAQDVLFPITDVSCQYRASARFDDVLAIETKLVKASRVKLIFSYRVIRSADQTLLATGKTQNAFTNGVGRVARVEPELYEQLSRWVEDDWKA, encoded by the coding sequence ATGGTTCTTGTTGAAGAACAGGTTCGCTTTGCAGAAACAGACGCCATGGGCGTGGCGCATCATGCCAATTACTTTCGCTGGTTTGAAATTGGCAGGGTGGCGTTGCTGAAAAAGGCGGGGGTTTACTTAAACGATCTGATGGCGCAAGATGTTTTATTTCCAATTACTGATGTATCTTGTCAATATCGGGCATCGGCGCGGTTTGATGATGTCTTGGCGATCGAGACCAAGTTGGTAAAGGCTTCACGGGTAAAACTGATTTTTTCTTACCGCGTGATACGGTCGGCAGATCAAACTCTTTTGGCGACAGGAAAGACACAAAATGCTTTTACGAATGGTGTTGGACGTGTTGCGCGTGTGGAACCTGAATTATATGAGCAGTTGAGCAGGTGGGTGGAAGATGACTGGAAAGCATAA
- the murI gene encoding glutamate racemase: protein MTGKHKEPIGVFDSGVGGLTVVQQLRRLLPAEDILYFGDTARAPYGGRDPAEIRLFMRQILQFMEGRGVKLAVVACNTMTAWGLEAAQGQFAFPVIGMDSGVSEALQASSSKRIGVIATAATVNSGKHQRDAAALCSNAQFLGQSCPEFVPLIEQELLASPELRQAALSYLQPLRQAGTEAVILGCTHYPVIGSLLREILGAGVTLIDPAAATAQAAKRVLQEQSLQAPQRQGSLRLYVSGDPLRAQRLAAIILQDAQVKILHASMEEKEINRLEA, encoded by the coding sequence ATGACTGGAAAGCATAAAGAGCCGATAGGAGTATTTGATTCCGGTGTGGGCGGCTTGACGGTGGTTCAACAGTTACGTCGTCTGTTGCCAGCGGAGGATATTCTTTATTTTGGCGATACAGCCAGGGCGCCTTACGGCGGTAGAGATCCGGCAGAAATTCGCTTGTTTATGCGGCAAATTCTTCAATTTATGGAAGGACGCGGTGTGAAGCTGGCGGTAGTGGCCTGTAATACCATGACTGCTTGGGGCTTGGAGGCAGCGCAAGGGCAGTTCGCTTTTCCGGTAATCGGCATGGACAGCGGTGTATCTGAAGCACTGCAGGCCAGCTCAAGTAAACGTATTGGCGTTATCGCTACGGCGGCGACGGTGAATAGCGGTAAGCACCAACGAGATGCAGCTGCGTTGTGTTCCAATGCGCAGTTTTTGGGACAGTCTTGCCCGGAATTTGTACCTTTAATAGAGCAAGAACTGCTAGCATCGCCAGAATTGAGGCAGGCGGCGTTGTCCTATTTGCAGCCGCTGCGGCAGGCGGGAACGGAAGCCGTAATTTTGGGTTGTACTCACTATCCGGTGATTGGGAGTCTGCTGCGAGAAATATTGGGTGCAGGAGTGACTCTGATTGATCCGGCGGCGGCGACGGCCCAAGCTGCCAAGCGGGTCTTGCAGGAGCAGAGCTTGCAAGCGCCACAGCGACAAGGAAGCTTGCGGTTGTATGTGTCCGGCGATCCATTGCGGGCGCAGCGGCTGGCGGCAATAATTTTGCAGGATGCGCAGGTGAAAATTTTGCATGCGTCGATGGAAGAAAAAGAAATTAACCGTTTGGAGGCATGA
- a CDS encoding coenzyme F420-0:L-glutamate ligase, producing MEKLELVPVRTRILTPADNIVDAIEAYGKDLIGPDDVVSVAESVVAITQGRMVRPEEMNPCFLARVLCRFIPQKASLSSIYGMQLAMDAAGKWRIAFWLFVGMLAKLVGKSGVFYAMSGEQTRLIDDVTGTMPPFDKHIVLGPEDPEGVSQAIKERLGCYGAVVADVNDLKRSYVLGGSSGVDLRKVEKMLIDNPFGNASQKTPIVVIKNYAKVASHYRV from the coding sequence ATGGAGAAACTTGAATTAGTGCCGGTGCGTACGCGTATTTTAACGCCGGCCGACAATATTGTGGATGCCATTGAAGCGTATGGCAAAGACTTGATCGGGCCGGATGATGTCGTTTCGGTGGCGGAAAGCGTGGTAGCCATTACCCAGGGACGGATGGTGCGGCCTGAGGAAATGAATCCTTGTTTTTTAGCGCGGGTTTTGTGTCGGTTTATTCCGCAAAAAGCAAGTTTGAGCAGTATTTACGGCATGCAGCTGGCTATGGATGCCGCTGGAAAATGGCGGATTGCCTTTTGGCTGTTTGTAGGTATGCTGGCGAAACTGGTCGGTAAATCCGGCGTGTTTTACGCCATGTCGGGCGAGCAGACCCGCTTGATTGACGACGTGACTGGAACGATGCCGCCGTTTGACAAGCATATTGTGTTAGGGCCAGAGGATCCCGAAGGCGTTTCGCAAGCAATTAAAGAACGCCTGGGGTGCTATGGTGCTGTTGTGGCGGATGTGAACGATTTGAAGCGGTCTTACGTGCTGGGCGGTTCGTCGGGAGTGGACTTGCGCAAAGTGGAAAAAATGTTGATCGATAATCCTTTCGGCAACGCTTCGCAAAAGACGCCTATTGTCGTAATCAAGAACTATGCTAAAGTTGCTTCGCATTATCGAGTGTGA
- the rph gene encoding ribonuclease PH — translation MKRIDGRVPAQMRKVNIQRDYMRYAEGSALIEVGNTRVLCAATIEDKVPHFLRGSGEGWITAEYALLPRSTQVRNVRESAKGKVTGRTHEIQRLIGRALRSVVNLKALGERTIWIDCDVLQADGGTRTASITGAFIALVDAVNTIYDEKRPFAVTDFLAAASVGIVDEQAYLDLCYEEDSRAIVDMNVVMTGNGRFVEVQGTGEQRPFAREELTDMLALAEQGVGMLIDYQKDILGPLAWKVGREP, via the coding sequence ATGAAACGAATTGACGGACGTGTACCTGCGCAAATGCGTAAGGTGAATATTCAAAGAGACTATATGCGCTATGCCGAAGGGTCGGCTTTGATCGAGGTTGGCAATACGCGGGTACTGTGTGCAGCGACCATAGAGGACAAAGTGCCGCATTTTTTAAGAGGCAGTGGCGAGGGCTGGATTACAGCTGAGTATGCACTTTTGCCTCGCTCCACACAGGTGCGTAATGTACGTGAATCGGCTAAGGGGAAAGTTACGGGCCGAACGCATGAAATCCAGCGCTTGATTGGCAGGGCGCTGCGCAGCGTGGTGAATCTTAAAGCATTGGGGGAACGGACGATCTGGATTGACTGTGACGTACTGCAAGCCGACGGTGGTACCAGAACGGCGTCCATTACCGGTGCATTCATCGCCTTGGTGGATGCGGTTAATACCATTTATGATGAAAAAAGGCCTTTTGCAGTTACGGATTTTTTAGCGGCGGCCAGCGTGGGTATTGTTGACGAGCAAGCCTATTTGGACTTGTGTTATGAAGAAGATTCTCGGGCAATTGTAGATATGAATGTAGTTATGACAGGAAACGGGCGTTTTGTAGAGGTGCAGGGGACTGGCGAACAACGTCCTTTTGCCAGAGAAGAACTGACGGACATGCTAGCTTTGGCGGAGCAGGGCGTGGGGATGTTGATTGACTATCAAAAAGATATTCTCGGACCGTTGGCTTGGAAGGTAGGACGAGAGCCATGA
- a CDS encoding XTP/dITP diphosphatase: MIELVVASKNQGKIAEFEKAFSRLSVKILSLKDFGDIPEAVEDGATFAENARKKAQHYLQYTKKPCLADDSGLEVDALGGAPGVFSARYAGEGANDTANNAKLLQRLSNVESERRTGRFCCALALAFPDGRMLEADGAVEGRLLMAEKGDGGFGYDPLFFLPELAKTFAELTLAEKNAISHRGKAMVALAVQLAEAELK, from the coding sequence ATGATCGAGCTTGTTGTTGCTAGTAAGAATCAGGGTAAAATTGCTGAATTTGAAAAAGCTTTCAGCCGGCTTTCCGTGAAGATTTTGTCTTTAAAAGACTTTGGAGATATTCCTGAAGCGGTGGAGGATGGAGCGACTTTTGCCGAGAATGCCCGCAAAAAAGCACAGCATTATTTGCAATACACAAAGAAACCTTGTTTAGCGGATGATTCGGGCTTAGAGGTGGATGCTTTAGGGGGCGCACCTGGCGTTTTCTCTGCACGTTATGCGGGAGAAGGAGCCAATGATACGGCCAATAACGCCAAACTGTTGCAACGACTGTCCAACGTAGAATCAGAGCGGCGGACAGGCCGATTTTGTTGCGCGTTGGCGTTGGCTTTTCCAGATGGCCGGATGTTGGAAGCGGACGGTGCGGTGGAAGGAAGGCTGCTTATGGCGGAGAAGGGCGATGGCGGTTTTGGGTATGACCCGTTGTTCTTTTTGCCAGAATTGGCTAAGACTTTTGCTGAACTGACTTTGGCGGAAAAAAACGCCATTAGTCATCGGGGTAAAGCTATGGTTGCTTTGGCGGTGCAATTGGCTGAGGCAGAATTGAAATGA
- a CDS encoding metallophosphoesterase produces the protein MKRLGILSDTHGNLQLLKQAVEETGPVDMWLHAGDYIRDARWLATWCPVPVVAVVGNCDRPGEGKTEEFVELENVLIWLTHGHRQHVKNGRGDLIWWAEQYGAQIAVYGHTHQNENQVQDSVLIFNPGSLDHSWDGAPSWGRVSVENGKVVKAEILHFQGFEPFTREK, from the coding sequence ATGAAACGCCTGGGGATTTTGAGCGATACCCATGGCAACCTGCAACTGTTAAAACAGGCGGTCGAGGAAACTGGTCCTGTAGACATGTGGCTGCATGCTGGAGACTATATTCGGGATGCACGGTGGCTGGCTACCTGGTGTCCTGTGCCGGTGGTCGCTGTTGTCGGTAATTGCGATCGGCCCGGGGAGGGCAAAACAGAAGAGTTTGTAGAACTCGAAAATGTATTAATCTGGTTGACTCATGGTCACCGGCAGCATGTAAAAAACGGACGAGGCGATCTTATTTGGTGGGCGGAGCAGTATGGTGCTCAAATTGCAGTTTATGGTCATACCCATCAAAATGAAAACCAAGTGCAGGACTCTGTATTAATATTCAACCCTGGAAGTTTGGACCATTCCTGGGATGGGGCACCAAGCTGGGGGCGAGTCTCTGTCGAAAACGGCAAGGTAGTGAAGGCGGAAATCCTTCATTTTCAAGGCTTTGAACCATTTACAAGAGAAAAGTAA
- a CDS encoding fumarate hydratase, whose amino-acid sequence MRTIEVAKITEAVAKMCMDACYYLPEDVYKALKTAQETEESPLGRDVLNQIVKNADIAREESVPICQDTGMTVIFLEVGQDVHVVGGDLTEAINAGVAKGYTEGYLRKSVVEEPLFNRKNTTNNTPAVIHTSIVPGDKLKIKLAPKGFGSENKSGMKLLVPADGVAGVKAAVLDIIKHAGPNPCPPMVVGVGIGGTMEKAALLSKKALMRRIDKRNDHPEYAKLEGELLEMINKTGIGPQLGGTTSALAVNIEWYPTHIAGLPVSVNISCHATRHADVEL is encoded by the coding sequence TTGCGTACCATTGAGGTTGCCAAAATTACTGAGGCTGTTGCCAAAATGTGCATGGATGCCTGCTACTATTTGCCGGAAGACGTGTACAAAGCTTTAAAAACAGCTCAGGAGACCGAAGAATCTCCCCTCGGCAGAGACGTACTCAATCAGATCGTCAAAAATGCCGACATCGCTCGTGAGGAAAGCGTGCCGATTTGCCAAGATACTGGCATGACCGTAATCTTTTTGGAGGTTGGTCAGGACGTGCACGTGGTTGGAGGCGACTTGACGGAAGCCATCAATGCCGGCGTAGCGAAAGGTTATACCGAAGGTTATCTGCGTAAATCGGTTGTGGAAGAGCCGCTGTTTAATCGTAAAAATACGACGAACAACACTCCCGCAGTCATTCATACTTCCATCGTACCAGGGGATAAGCTGAAAATTAAGCTGGCGCCAAAAGGCTTCGGCAGCGAAAACAAAAGCGGCATGAAACTATTGGTTCCTGCCGACGGCGTTGCCGGTGTGAAAGCGGCTGTCCTTGATATTATCAAGCATGCAGGTCCGAATCCCTGTCCTCCTATGGTTGTCGGCGTAGGTATCGGCGGCACCATGGAAAAAGCGGCGTTGTTGTCGAAGAAAGCGCTGATGCGCCGCATCGATAAACGCAACGACCATCCGGAGTATGCAAAACTGGAAGGGGAACTGCTGGAAATGATTAACAAGACCGGCATTGGACCTCAACTGGGCGGAACTACATCGGCTCTGGCAGTTAACATTGAATGGTATCCTACGCACATCGCCGGCTTGCCGGTATCTGTAAATATCAGCTGTCATGCTACCAGGCATGCCGATGTGGAACTCTAA
- a CDS encoding Fe-S-containing hydro-lyase produces MAEKKRITTPLSADVVRDLKAGDSVLITGIVYSARDAAHKVMTETLARGEKLPVDLKNQVVYYLGPTPAKPGAVIGSAGPTTSGRMDAYAPTLLEQGLRGMIGKGSRSKEVVESMKKNGAVYFAAVGGAAALIAKCIKKYEVLAYPELGPEALAALTVEDFPAIVVVDSEGNSFYEEGQKPYRKI; encoded by the coding sequence ATGGCCGAGAAGAAACGTATTACTACCCCGCTGAGCGCAGATGTTGTTCGTGATCTGAAAGCTGGCGACAGCGTTCTGATTACAGGCATTGTTTACAGCGCTCGTGATGCTGCTCATAAAGTTATGACGGAAACCTTGGCGCGCGGTGAAAAACTGCCGGTGGATTTGAAGAACCAGGTTGTGTACTATCTAGGACCAACCCCTGCGAAGCCAGGAGCTGTCATTGGCTCTGCGGGTCCGACGACGTCTGGCCGCATGGACGCTTATGCGCCTACATTGCTTGAACAAGGCCTGCGCGGCATGATTGGCAAGGGCTCCCGTTCCAAAGAAGTCGTTGAGTCCATGAAGAAGAACGGCGCAGTGTATTTTGCTGCTGTCGGCGGCGCTGCTGCTTTGATTGCCAAATGCATCAAAAAATACGAAGTGCTGGCTTATCCTGAACTCGGTCCGGAGGCACTAGCTGCATTGACGGTAGAAGATTTTCCTGCCATCGTCGTTGTCGATAGTGAAGGAAACAGCTTCTACGAAGAAGGACAAAAACCATACCGGAAAATTTAA
- a CDS encoding succinate dehydrogenase, whose translation MSNTEFYIRRLHSISGIVPIGLFLLEHTATISTALVGPQMFNAGVEHLASIPTSVMIPLEIFAIAIPFLFHIIYGLMYAFDAQHNVGNYTYARNRQFWLQRMTAFITVAFLIWHVGYMRFFMKYSPGINFNTMHDYLSNPLVMVLYIIGFVAAIYHFTNGLFTFCITWGIAAGPKAQNFVNKLAWGLFALMSVAGVAAVVKFAAGA comes from the coding sequence ATGAGCAACACTGAATTTTATATCCGGCGCCTTCATTCCATTTCGGGGATCGTGCCGATCGGACTGTTCCTGTTGGAGCATACTGCAACCATTTCTACAGCCCTGGTAGGTCCTCAAATGTTTAATGCCGGCGTTGAGCACCTGGCATCCATTCCTACGTCGGTGATGATTCCTCTGGAAATCTTCGCCATTGCCATTCCGTTCTTGTTCCACATCATTTACGGTCTGATGTACGCTTTTGATGCACAGCACAATGTGGGCAACTATACATACGCCCGCAACCGTCAATTCTGGCTGCAACGGATGACGGCGTTTATTACCGTTGCTTTCTTGATCTGGCATGTTGGTTATATGCGTTTCTTCATGAAATACAGCCCCGGTATCAACTTCAATACCATGCATGACTATCTCAGCAATCCGCTGGTTATGGTTTTGTACATTATTGGTTTTGTGGCTGCGATTTATCACTTCACAAACGGTCTCTTTACATTCTGCATCACCTGGGGTATTGCTGCCGGTCCGAAGGCGCAAAACTTTGTCAATAAGCTGGCATGGGGCCTTTTCGCTTTGATGAGCGTAGCTGGCGTTGCAGCAGTTGTCAAGTTTGCTGCTGGAGCATAA